In Chthoniobacterales bacterium, the genomic stretch CCGTCGGCGTAGAGCAGGGCCGCGCCGAATAATCCCAGGAGGAAGAAAATCTTCCCGCGCCGGACGACGTCAGTGACGAGGGTAGCGAGGGCGAGGATCCCGCCTTCACCGCGATTATCGGCGCGGAGAATCAGGATCAGGTATTTGACGGAAATGATGAGGAGGAGCGACCAGAGAATGAGGGAGAGCACCCCAATGACATTGGCGGGGCTGGGAGGAATGGCGTGTGGCCCGTAAAAGCATTCGCGGAGCGCGTAAAGGGGGCTCGTCCCGATGTCGCCATAAACGATCCCCAGGCTGGCGAGACAGAGAAACAGCAGCCGCTTTTTATGGTCCTTTGATTCTGTCGCGGCGGGCAACTGAGGCGTCACTTTGGGAGGATCGGCGGTCAGGGTTGGCGGAGCAGAGTTCACCGGTCAACCAAACCTTAGACAGAGCACCGGCCCGGAAATAATTAAAACGGTACTAAAATCGGGAAGGCCTGTTTTGCGCGGGGCCGGATTGGCTACATTACGGCGTGCTGGAACAATCCAGTTCGTCTACGACCGAGGAGAACGCCTCCTCGTTTGCCCCGCTGAAGGAATACGTCATCGCCGTTACCGGGGTGGCGGGGCTCACGGTCGCCTGTTGGCTGCTGACTCCGCTGACGGGGTATGCCGCCATCTCGCTCATTTATCTGCTGGGGGTGCTGCTGGCGGGCATGGTCTTCAGTCGCGGCCCGGTCTTGCTCGTCGCCACCCTCAGCGCGCTCTCCTGGAATTTCCTGTTTATCCCGCCGCGCTTCACCCTCCACATCGACAAACTGGAGGACGCTTTGACGTTCCTGACCTACTTCATTATTGCGCTGACGGTGGGCGGCTTAACGGCGCAATTAAGGGCTCGGGAACATCTCGCCGCCCAGGTGCAACTGGCGAAGAATTCCGAGCGGCTCCGCAAGACATTGCTCGATTGTGTCTCGCACGAATTGAAAACGCCGCTGGCAGCGATCGGGGCGGCCAGCCAGGAGTTGCTGCGATTATCGCCGAACGGCGCGAACGGCGAAATGCTCAGGGAGCTCGCGAGCGAAATCCATGACGGTTCGCATCGCTTGAATCGCGTCGTCAATAACCTGCTCGACATGAATCGGCTCGAAAGCGGCGTGGTTCAGCCAAACCTGGAATGGTGCGATGTGCGCGAGCTGCTGCAATCCGCGATCGAGATCGAACGGGAATCGCTGAACGGCCGCGATGTCCGGCTGGACGTTCCCGAGAACATACCCCTGGCGCTCATCGATCATCTCCTGATGGAGCAGGCGGTCGCCAAGCTGATTGCGAATGCCGGGAGTCATACGCCTGCGCGGCTGCCGATCGAGATCGATGCGGAGTGCCGGGATGGGAAGCTTTTCATCTCGGTAAGCGATCGGGGCGCGGGAATTCCGCCTGAACTTTGCGAGCGAGTCTTCGAGAAGTTTTATCGCGGCGACGGCCGGCGGGCCGGTGGGCTCGGCCTGGGGCTCGCGATCGCGCGTGGCTTCGTCGAAGCGCACGGGGGAAAGTTAACGGCCGAGAACCGGGACGGGGGCGGTGCGCGGTTCACCATCGACCTGCCGGTGCGGGTGACCGACGCGAGCGCGTTGGAGGCAACCTGATGAAATCGGCCCACACCGCGCTCATTATCGACGACGAAAAGCAGATTCGCCGGCTGCTTCGGCTCGCCTTGGAAGGGGCGGACCACCAGGTGTTCGAAGCGCAGTCCGGCGAAGAGGGCCTGGCCGAGATCGTTCACCGCCGGCCCGACGTGGTCTTGCTTGATCTTGGGTTGCCCGACATGGAAGGCGTGAAAGTGCTCCGGCGCCTGCGCGAATGGTCGGACGTGCCGGTCCTGATCCTGTCGGTCCGCGACGACGCGGAGGAAAAAGTCGCGGCCCTCGATGCCGGCGCCGACGATTACGTGACCAAGCCGTTCGACACGGCGGAGCTTTTGGCGCGTGTCCGCGTCGCGCAACGCCGCTCGCTCATCGAAACGGGCGAACCCGTGTTCACCTCCGGTTCTCTCTGCGTCGACTTTTCAGCGCGGCAGGTCAAGCTGAGCGGCTCGGAAATAAAGCTGACGCCGACTGAGTACTCCCTCCTTCGCGTCCTGGTTCAGAATGCCGGGAAAGTTGTGACGCATCGACAGTTGTTGCGGACGGTTTGGGGCGAGAAAGCCGAAAGCCAGGCGCAATATCTCCGCGTTTACGTGACCCATCTCAGGAAAAAACTCCAGACCAGCACCAGCGCGCCGAGTCTCATCAAGACTGAAGTGGGCATCGGCTACCGATTATCGGCGGGGTAGGGACGTCGCGTGGCTGCGGCTTTGGCGACGATCACCCCCAGCGGCCTGGGGGCCGGCCGCCTCCATTGCGCACGGGAGACGCGTTCCGCTTTCCGTTGGAGACGGCACGCCATCGTGCCGTGGAGGGAACGCGTCGCCGGCTCTTTAACGAAGTTTTAGCGCTTTCCGCTTGGATTTTAATTAACGGTCGCGCCAACCGCCGCGCGAGGCTTGGGCATGAAGGCAATCGTGTTTGTGTTCACGCGGGCTCAGAACGGCCAGGTTCCATCAGAGCAAGCGCTCGCAGTTCGTCCCGGCGACACGCTGCGGGCGCAGGCCCGCTTGAACGGCGCAAACGCGGCGGTTCGGCAACTTCCTCCTGCGGATCAAACGACCGCGCCATTCTGGACGTGGTTCATCGAAAATCCGCGACGCTTTTCAAGGAGGGGCGATTTCCAAATCGCCCCATCAGCCGACGGCTCCGCAGTGGCGGGATAAACCGCCGCTCCTTGTTATCCACTCGCTCGGCGCATCGACCGCGCGCGTGATATGATCCCGACCAACGTAAAACGCCCGCGGAATGTCGACGTTCCGCGCGCGGCGGCCATCCTGTACGGCGACTGGGGCACAAGCAAGGCCTACGTCATCGGCCTCGCCTTTGCCGTGGCCGGATACGCTTCGTTCTGGCTCATCGCGGCGATGTGCGTCCTCACCGCTCTCGTCGGCTTCAATTACATGATCATCTGCCGCCTGTATCCCGACGGCGGCGGCGTGTATGCGAGTGTCCGGCACCGGAGCGAAGTCATTTCCATCGTCGGCGCATTTCTCCTCATCGCCGATTATCTGGTCACGGCGGCTATCAGCGCGCTCTCCGCGTTTCAATATCTCGGCGTTCCGCAACCGGAGAAATTCGCGGCCGGCGCGATCCTGGTAATTGGCCTGCTGAATTTGCTCGGGCCAAAACATACCGGCGGACTCGCGTTTCTCATTTCGGTTCCGACCGCGATCGTCGTGGTGGTGCTGGGACTGTTCTGCCTGCCGCACCTCGGCGAAGCCGTTGGTCATCTCCAGAGGTTGCACGGAACATTCGGGCAGAACTGGGCGGGCTTCGTTGGAATTGTCCTGGCGCTCTCCGGAGTGGAAGCGATCGCCAACGCCACCGGGGTGATGAAGCTTGATTCCGGGAGCACCGAGGCGCGGCCCTCGGTGCGCAAGACATCCACGCCGGCGCTGCTCATGGTCATGATCGAAGTCTGCCTCTTCACGGCGTTATTCGGCCTCGCAGCCCATGCGCTCAGCGGATTGCAGGTGGCTGACGGCGATGTGAACGCGCCCGGAGCGGCGGGTGTTCGTGATTACATGCTCCGCTACATGGGCCAGATTTTTGTCGGCGGCGCGCTTGGATCGGCGTTCGGTCACGTGTTCGCAGTCGTCGTCAGCATCGTTTTTGGCCTTCTCCTCCTCTCCGCCGCGAACACCGCGATCGTCGACCTGGTCGCGATCCAATTCCTGATGTCGCGCGATCGCGAGATGCCGTCGCTCTTTCAACGCCTCAATAAATGGGGCGTGCCGAGCGCCGGTGTCTTGCTCGCCACCATTGTGCCGATGGTCCTGGTCGTCGTCGTGAAAGACATGTCAGGGCTCGCCGATCTTTACGCGGTCGGGGTGGTTGGCGCGATCGCGACGAATCTCGGCGCTACTTCGACGGATCGGAAATTGTCCATCAAGAATTCGGAGCGCGGGTTCATGTTCGTGACTTTTCTTGTCATGGCGGCCATCGAAGTGTCGTTGCTCATCGACAAGCCGAACGCGCGTTATTTCGCCGTCACGATTCTCGCGGGCGGCTTGATCTTGCGCGGCCTGGCCCAGGAACGGCGCGCTAAGAAAGCGGCGAGAGTTCCTGCCGGGAGAGGTCAGGTCGAGCCGGCCGCCCGGCCTGTGGAGGACGAATCAGTGGTGGTCGGGGCGGAATCAATTCTTTGCGCGATTCGTGGCACCGGACGGACGCTCGATTTTGCCCTGCGTGAAGCGCGTGAAACGAAACGGCGCCTTTATCTGCTCTTCGTTCGCGAGCAGGCCTACATAACCGAGCAGGACGTCGGACGAAAATGGCAGGAGGACGACGAGGCGCGCCGGATTTTCGAAGAAGCCAAACGGAAAGCCGGCGACGAGCCTCCGCCGCTGTTCGCCTATGCCGTCAGTCCATCGGCGGCGGATACGATTGTCGATATTGCCGCGACCCTCGGCGTTTCGCGCCTGATCCTGGGCGCGCCGAAGCGCAACGCCCTCGTGAACCTTCTCCGCGGAAACGTTATTCGCGAAGTTTCAAGCCTGCTCCCCGAAGAAATCGACTTGATCGTGTATGCCTGATTCTGGTTCAGTCCGCGGCATCAAGAAGCTGACCTCAATCCTGGTGGCGGGTTTGGTTTCGATAGCGGCACTCCCCCTGGGCGCGCAAACCCTCACGCCCATGGAGGAAGCGGCCAAGAGCGACTCGGACAAAGCCCAGGAGGAGAAGGCGGGTTTCAAGATCTCCGGCTGGATTGAGTCCGGCTTCACCGGGAACTTCGATAGCCCGAGAGACAACCAAAACTTCGGACGGCTTCTGGACGATCGCAGCAACGAGTTCGTCATGAACCAGGCGGCGATCACCGCCGAACGAGTTTTCAACTCAAAGCTCGATTTCGACTGGGGATTCAAGATCCAACTGCTCTACGGCACCGATGCGCGCTATATCCATTCGCTCGGCATGCCTTTCGATCAGGCCGGCACTGGCCTCTATCAGGGTGATGTGCCCGAGGCCTATTTAATCCTTCACGGCGGTGGAGAGGGAAAAAAAGGGGTCGAGCTGCAACTGGGGAAATTCATCAGCCTCGAAGGCGCGGAATACGTCGCCCCGGTCGAAAACCCGTTCTACTCGCACACCTACATGTTTAATTTTGGGATTCCCACGAGTCACACGGGCGCGCTCATGACGATTCACGCCAATGAGACGCTCGATTTCATGGCCGGGGTAACGCGCGGGGTGAACACCGCCATCGACGACAACAACGATGCCCCCGCTTTTCACGGAGGCGTCAAGGTGGTGCTCGACGGTGGCAAAATTGAAGTTGTCGCTTCCACGCACATCGGTCCGGAAACCCACGGCGACAACAGCGACCCCCGGTATTTCAACGATGTCGTGATTACCTGGCGCGAGGGCAATTTCAAATTCATTACCAACTTGAATTATGTTCGGGACGATCTCGAGGACGCCGAGGCGTACGGTGTGGCGCAATACCTGATCTATTCGATAAACAAGAAGCTGAGTGTCGGGATTCGCGGCGAGCTTTGGCGCGATGACGACGGCTTTTATGTTGGGCAATACGCGGATCCGAGTGACCTTACGCGTTCGGTCAACGGCGAACCGACCATCGATCCGCGGACCATTGGCGGTGAGCCGACCACCTACGGCGCTCTCACGATCGGTCTAAACATCGATCTGCCGCTGTCGAAGCCGCTGGAGCGCCTGATCATTCGCCCCGAGCTGCGAGTCGATCACGCTTTTGATGGGCGCCCGTTTAACGACTCGAGCGACGACACCATGTTTACCGCGGCCATTGATGCCATCGTCACGTTCTGATAACCGAGAGGGATGGAACGAAAGCGCCTTCCGGTTGGGATCGTCCTCCTGGTGGTTTTTTTTGCCGCGGGAACGCTGATCTGCGCGCTCATCATGCTCGCGCTCGCCTTTCCCGGCGGCGTGTTCGAATGGGTCTGGACGTTGCGGCCCGACGCCCGGCTGGAATTCGATGAGTTTGGTCAATGGTCGATCGGGCTCATGGCGGCGGTGGGCGCCGGCTGCGGCCTCGCGGCGTTTGGTCTGGCGCGCCGCGCCGAGTGGGGACGCCGCATCGCAATCGGCGTCCTGACTGTCAATCTGATCGGCGATATGTTTAACGCCGTCTTTCGCGGCGACCTTCGCACGCTGATCGGCGTGCCAATTGCCGGATTGATGCTCTGGTATTTAACCAGGAGCGCTCCGGAAACCGCCCCAAATTCTGACGGCGGTGTTTAAACCGGGCGACTAAGACTGCAGTTTGGAAAGCGCCGCTCCTTGGTTACCCTCGCGCTGGAGACAGCGCACGCTACAACTCATTGTTAGCCGCCGCGCACGGTCTTCATCCCGTTCCGGATGATCTTGTTTATCAATTGCGGATAGGTCAGCCCCGCTTTTCCGGCCGACTGCGCGAAGTCTTCGTCGGCCGCCAGGATCGGGTTCGGATTAGCCTCGATGAAATAGACTTCGTTATTCGGCGTCAGTCGCAGATCGATGCGCGCGTAACCCTCGATCGTGAGGAGACTGTAAATTCGCCGGCAGACTTGCTCGATGTGCGCGACGAGTCCCGGCTCGAGCTCGGCGAACCGGTTCACCAGGCCCCAGCGTTTGCGATATTCCTCGTCCCATTTCGCGCGGTAGGTCGCAATCCTCGGTTCGTTCGGCGGCACTTCCCTGAAGATCAATTCGCGGATCGGAAACACCGTGGGCCGCAGATTGCCCAACAGGCTCACGTAAAGCTCGCGCCCCTCGATGTATTCCTCCGCGATCACATCGGCGTCGTGTTTCTCGTGGATGAAAGCGACCCGTTCCTTGAACTGTTCGTCGCTCTCGACAAAAGACGCCTGCGAAATGCCGTAGGACGCTTCTTCCTTCACCGGTTTTACGAGGAGCGGGAACTTTGGACGCTTCAGTCGCGCGATCCGCTGCCCGCGCGGGATCACGACGAAATTCGGAACGTGGATGTGGTGATAGCCGAGGATTTTCTTGGAGATGCCCTTGTGCTTGCAAAGGACGAGACCGGTTGCGCCGCACCCGGTGAACGGAACCCCCTGCATCTCGAGCAGCGAAACAATGTTCTGGTCGAATCCGCGGTTGTTCTTGAACTGGTCGGCGAGGTTGAAAAGCACGTCGGGGGCGAAGCTCGTTAGTTTTTGCCGGACCAAATCGAGGTCGTCGAAAATGGCCAGGTGCTCCGCGGTGTGGCCGAGCTCGCCGAGAGCAGCGAAGACGTCTTTCTCCGTTTTCCAATCCTCCGTCTTCATTTCCGCGCTGAGATCCTGGTCGATCTTGGTGGGACGGATCGCGTCGAACAGGGCGAGGACTTTGAGTTTTTTCTTCACTATTTGGTCCGTTTGAATTTGCCGGTGAAAAGATAATTCATCACCAGCGTGGTAATGAAAGAGGTAACGCGAAAATCCTGCTCGGGATCGTCATTGAGGACGTGGAGATCGAGCTGGTCGCAACGCTCAGCCAGGCGGGCGAGAAGTTTGTTCACCCGGAATTTTTTCTCGTTGGTCCACTGGCAGACCGCATTCATCAGCCGCCGCCGGCGCAGCCGCAGATATCTGGCCGCGGTGATCCCGGCGGGCGCGGAAAAGAGCTGGCGGAGATCAGCGTCGTAGAAATCCGGATAGGTGTCAGCGTAGAGCTTCCGTTTGCGCGCGTAGTAGGTCTTGAGCTTGAGATTGAGGCAATCGTATTCGGCCGCCCGATATTCCGGGGCGTGGAGCGGCGGTTTCCCGGCCAGGGAGCGCATCAGCTCATCGACGTATTCGAGTTTTTCGAGCGCCTTCCAGCCGGCGTAACGGGCGCGCCA encodes the following:
- a CDS encoding DUF4118 domain-containing protein, which produces MLEQSSSSTTEENASSFAPLKEYVIAVTGVAGLTVACWLLTPLTGYAAISLIYLLGVLLAGMVFSRGPVLLVATLSALSWNFLFIPPRFTLHIDKLEDALTFLTYFIIALTVGGLTAQLRAREHLAAQVQLAKNSERLRKTLLDCVSHELKTPLAAIGAASQELLRLSPNGANGEMLRELASEIHDGSHRLNRVVNNLLDMNRLESGVVQPNLEWCDVRELLQSAIEIERESLNGRDVRLDVPENIPLALIDHLLMEQAVAKLIANAGSHTPARLPIEIDAECRDGKLFISVSDRGAGIPPELCERVFEKFYRGDGRRAGGLGLGLAIARGFVEAHGGKLTAENRDGGGARFTIDLPVRVTDASALEAT
- a CDS encoding ATP-grasp domain-containing protein; translated protein: MKKKLKVLALFDAIRPTKIDQDLSAEMKTEDWKTEKDVFAALGELGHTAEHLAIFDDLDLVRQKLTSFAPDVLFNLADQFKNNRGFDQNIVSLLEMQGVPFTGCGATGLVLCKHKGISKKILGYHHIHVPNFVVIPRGQRIARLKRPKFPLLVKPVKEEASYGISQASFVESDEQFKERVAFIHEKHDADVIAEEYIEGRELYVSLLGNLRPTVFPIRELIFREVPPNEPRIATYRAKWDEEYRKRWGLVNRFAELEPGLVAHIEQVCRRIYSLLTIEGYARIDLRLTPNNEVYFIEANPNPILAADEDFAQSAGKAGLTYPQLINKIIRNGMKTVRGG
- a CDS encoding universal stress protein, giving the protein MIPTNVKRPRNVDVPRAAAILYGDWGTSKAYVIGLAFAVAGYASFWLIAAMCVLTALVGFNYMIICRLYPDGGGVYASVRHRSEVISIVGAFLLIADYLVTAAISALSAFQYLGVPQPEKFAAGAILVIGLLNLLGPKHTGGLAFLISVPTAIVVVVLGLFCLPHLGEAVGHLQRLHGTFGQNWAGFVGIVLALSGVEAIANATGVMKLDSGSTEARPSVRKTSTPALLMVMIEVCLFTALFGLAAHALSGLQVADGDVNAPGAAGVRDYMLRYMGQIFVGGALGSAFGHVFAVVVSIVFGLLLLSAANTAIVDLVAIQFLMSRDREMPSLFQRLNKWGVPSAGVLLATIVPMVLVVVVKDMSGLADLYAVGVVGAIATNLGATSTDRKLSIKNSERGFMFVTFLVMAAIEVSLLIDKPNARYFAVTILAGGLILRGLAQERRAKKAARVPAGRGQVEPAARPVEDESVVVGAESILCAIRGTGRTLDFALREARETKRRLYLLFVREQAYITEQDVGRKWQEDDEARRIFEEAKRKAGDEPPPLFAYAVSPSAADTIVDIAATLGVSRLILGAPKRNALVNLLRGNVIREVSSLLPEEIDLIVYA
- a CDS encoding porin, with translation MPDSGSVRGIKKLTSILVAGLVSIAALPLGAQTLTPMEEAAKSDSDKAQEEKAGFKISGWIESGFTGNFDSPRDNQNFGRLLDDRSNEFVMNQAAITAERVFNSKLDFDWGFKIQLLYGTDARYIHSLGMPFDQAGTGLYQGDVPEAYLILHGGGEGKKGVELQLGKFISLEGAEYVAPVENPFYSHTYMFNFGIPTSHTGALMTIHANETLDFMAGVTRGVNTAIDDNNDAPAFHGGVKVVLDGGKIEVVASTHIGPETHGDNSDPRYFNDVVITWREGNFKFITNLNYVRDDLEDAEAYGVAQYLIYSINKKLSVGIRGELWRDDDGFYVGQYADPSDLTRSVNGEPTIDPRTIGGEPTTYGALTIGLNIDLPLSKPLERLIIRPELRVDHAFDGRPFNDSSDDTMFTAAIDAIVTF
- a CDS encoding response regulator; the protein is MKSAHTALIIDDEKQIRRLLRLALEGADHQVFEAQSGEEGLAEIVHRRPDVVLLDLGLPDMEGVKVLRRLREWSDVPVLILSVRDDAEEKVAALDAGADDYVTKPFDTAELLARVRVAQRRSLIETGEPVFTSGSLCVDFSARQVKLSGSEIKLTPTEYSLLRVLVQNAGKVVTHRQLLRTVWGEKAESQAQYLRVYVTHLRKKLQTSTSAPSLIKTEVGIGYRLSAG